From a region of the Mercurialis annua linkage group LG1-X, ddMerAnnu1.2, whole genome shotgun sequence genome:
- the LOC126665707 gene encoding protein FAR1-RELATED SEQUENCE 5-like: MVISSHKNERKKKLLRCARGERYRGSFTDSDSFVRKNTKTKACKCKFKIIVKLGKTAWFIFIDPGISSTHNHALAVYPEGYRQMSGLSGEAKEIVRDMSAAQAKPCSIMAALKEKVPSDNPTIKQVYNYRETLRKSSFEGRDVVGQFYHMAQQNDYVHWTLAEQYTGVLTYIFMAHPDSMRLLRTYYWIIGMDSTYKTNKYKLPFFEIIGMTPCNKNFIIAYAIMKDETEGSYRWVLERLRCLIGEHIHPSAILTDRELGLMRPVSESSNF; the protein is encoded by the exons ATGG TCATTTCGTCACATAAGAACGAGAGGAAAAAGAAGCTTCTACGATGTGCTCGGGGTGAGCGTTACAGAGGTTCATTCACAGATTCTGATTCCTTCGTACGGAAAAATACGAAGACAAAAGCGTGTAAgtgcaaatttaaaattattgtcaaATTAGGAAAGACTGCATGGTTTATATTTATAGATCCTGGTATTTCGAGTACACACAACCATGCTCTAGCTGTGTATCCTGAAGGATACCGTCAGATGAGTGGGCTGAGTGGCGAGGCGAAAGAAATTGTGCGAGATATGAGTGCGGCACAAGCGAAGCCGTGTTCTATCATGGCagctttaaaagaaaaagtaccATCTGACAACCCTACAATAAAGCAAGTGTACAACTATAGAGAGACTTTGAGAAAGTCTAGCTTTGAGGGTAGAGATGTGGTTGGGCAATTTTATCACATGGCTCAGCAAAATGATTATGTGCACTGGACTCTTGCTGAGCAGTATACAGGTGTGTTGACCTATATTTTCATGGCTCATCCTGATTCAATGAGACTACTTCGTACGTACTACTGGATCATCGGCATGGACTCCACGTACAAGACGAACAAGTACAAGCTGCCTTTTTTTGAGATTATTGGAATGACTCCTTGCAACAAGAACTTtataattgcatatgcaattatgaaggATGAGACTGAAGGGAGCTACAGATGGGTATTGGAGAGACTgag GTGCTTGATTGGGGAACATATTCATCCGAGCGCTATTCTTACTGATCGAGAATTGGGGCTTATGAGACCAGTGTCAGAG AGCTCCAACTTTTGA